One genomic window of Aulosira sp. FACHB-615 includes the following:
- a CDS encoding AAA-like domain-containing protein translates to MSAKFNTSYQYQPGGSLPPDALTYVVRQADTELYEGLLALEYCYVLNARQMGKSSLRVRTMNKLQAQGFACAEIELSGIGSQQITATQWYGGIIQELVSGFQLQINRRSWLRERDDLSPIQCLNEFIETVLLTQIQQKIVIFIDEIDNVLGLKFSTDEFFALIRHCYENRAIKPAYRRLAFALLGVASPSDLIQDKHYSTPFNIGRAIELQGFKLADSEPLITGLAGKVSNPQAILKEILYWTSGQPFLTQKLCWLIVNCCKNTTEYLPDNENAAAPWVEKIVQQKIVNNWEAQDEPEHLRTIRDRILRNTPKTIQLLQLYQQILQQGAIPAQNFPEYLELRLSGLVTQHQGSLTIKNPIYAKIFDLDWVNQKLALELANSPIVVTDSTLMFVGSIADRSEIAANYQEDSKTLQQYCQQFAGQLIHSSDEGLLFYFESAETAVNSAIEIQKALAAPTNLLNPDKLLHRIGIHCGHIDNLNTKQAFFTDNYVIPQRLDLLMQLHAKAQPGGICLSQTVYDKVKNHLPVNVVSLGQHHLKNISEPVFLYHISPYRPVSIKNTPDSVNLPSYPSGAVPLDSPFYIERSAVEMQVYQEIRKPGALVRIKAPREMGKTSLLLRTLHDAANQGYRIVSLNLEQIDDVILQNLHRFLRWLCANITQQLELEMKLEDYWDEDIGSKISCSLYLRNHILKQIDTPIVLSLDEVQYLFEYPLVAKDVLPLFRSWYEEAKREPIWQKLRLIIVHSTEIYVPLQLKQSPFNVGLPIELNNFNLEQVQNLAQRYGLNWTDGQEATQLMAMVEGHPALVHLAIYHLSCGEISFAQFIDTAATSSGIYSSHLQRHQAILQEQPELAKALDTVINARQPISLDASMTYKLSSMGLIKQLKDKVMPSCELYRQYFTFLQ, encoded by the coding sequence GTGTCTGCCAAATTCAACACCAGCTATCAATATCAACCAGGTGGCAGCCTCCCACCTGATGCGCTTACTTATGTCGTGCGACAGGCTGATACTGAACTCTACGAAGGCTTATTAGCACTTGAGTATTGCTATGTCCTCAACGCTAGACAAATGGGGAAGTCTAGTTTGCGAGTGCGGACGATGAATAAGTTGCAAGCTCAAGGTTTTGCCTGTGCAGAGATTGAGTTAAGCGGCATTGGTAGCCAGCAAATTACGGCTACGCAATGGTATGGGGGGATTATTCAGGAATTGGTGAGCGGTTTTCAACTGCAAATAAATCGGCGCAGTTGGTTAAGAGAAAGGGATGATCTATCGCCTATCCAGTGCTTAAATGAATTTATCGAAACAGTATTATTGACTCAGATTCAGCAGAAAATTGTCATCTTTATCGATGAAATTGATAATGTGCTGGGTTTGAAGTTTTCTACCGATGAATTTTTTGCCTTGATTCGCCACTGTTATGAAAATCGAGCGATTAAACCAGCATATAGGCGACTGGCATTTGCTTTGTTGGGAGTGGCTTCACCGTCAGATTTGATTCAAGATAAACACTATTCTACACCTTTTAATATTGGTCGAGCAATTGAATTACAAGGGTTTAAACTCGCAGATAGCGAACCTTTAATAACCGGATTAGCAGGCAAAGTTAGCAATCCACAAGCCATATTAAAGGAGATTTTATATTGGACTAGTGGACAGCCATTCCTGACGCAAAAGCTATGTTGGTTAATTGTTAATTGCTGTAAGAATACAACAGAATATCTTCCAGATAATGAAAATGCAGCAGCGCCGTGGGTTGAGAAAATTGTGCAACAGAAAATTGTGAATAATTGGGAGGCTCAGGACGAACCAGAACATTTAAGAACAATACGCGATCGCATCCTCCGCAATACTCCCAAAACTATCCAATTACTGCAACTATATCAACAGATTTTACAACAAGGAGCAATCCCGGCTCAAAACTTCCCTGAGTACCTAGAATTACGTTTGTCTGGGCTTGTTACCCAACATCAAGGCAGTTTAACTATCAAAAACCCCATCTATGCTAAGATTTTCGATTTGGATTGGGTAAATCAAAAGTTAGCACTAGAACTTGCTAATTCCCCAATAGTCGTTACTGACTCTACCTTGATGTTTGTGGGCAGTATTGCTGATAGATCAGAAATAGCAGCAAATTATCAAGAAGATTCAAAGACTTTACAGCAGTATTGTCAACAATTTGCTGGGCAACTTATTCACTCAAGCGACGAAGGATTACTATTTTATTTTGAGAGTGCAGAAACAGCAGTAAATAGTGCAATAGAAATACAAAAAGCACTGGCAGCACCCACTAATTTGCTCAATCCAGATAAGCTGCTACATCGAATTGGTATTCATTGTGGACACATCGACAACCTCAATACAAAGCAGGCATTTTTCACAGATAATTATGTCATCCCCCAAAGGTTAGATTTATTGATGCAACTGCACGCAAAAGCTCAACCTGGCGGAATTTGTTTATCTCAAACTGTCTATGATAAAGTGAAAAATCATTTACCAGTTAATGTAGTTAGTTTAGGTCAGCATCATCTTAAAAATATCTCAGAACCTGTATTTTTATACCACATTAGTCCTTATCGTCCTGTGTCGATTAAAAATACTCCCGACTCTGTAAATCTCCCTTCTTACCCCAGTGGTGCAGTTCCCCTAGATTCTCCTTTTTACATAGAAAGAAGTGCGGTGGAAATGCAGGTTTATCAAGAGATTAGAAAACCCGGTGCATTAGTCCGTATTAAAGCACCAAGAGAAATGGGTAAAACTTCTTTACTCTTGAGAACTTTGCATGATGCGGCAAATCAAGGCTATCGCATTGTTAGCTTAAATCTAGAGCAAATTGACGACGTAATTTTGCAGAATTTACATCGGTTTTTACGCTGGCTATGCGCCAACATTACCCAGCAGTTAGAACTGGAAATGAAACTTGAAGATTATTGGGATGAAGATATCGGTAGTAAAATTAGTTGTTCCCTTTATTTACGTAACCATATATTAAAGCAAATAGATACTCCCATCGTTTTATCATTAGATGAAGTGCAATATCTGTTTGAGTATCCGTTAGTAGCTAAAGATGTTTTACCTTTATTTCGTTCCTGGTATGAGGAAGCTAAAAGAGAACCAATTTGGCAAAAGTTACGATTGATTATAGTTCACTCCACAGAAATTTATGTACCTCTGCAATTAAAACAATCCCCATTTAATGTAGGATTGCCAATAGAGTTAAACAACTTTAATTTAGAACAGGTACAAAACTTAGCTCAACGCTATGGACTCAATTGGACTGATGGACAAGAAGCTACACAACTAATGGCTATGGTAGAAGGACATCCAGCATTAGTACATCTGGCTATTTATCATCTCAGTTGCGGAGAAATCAGTTTTGCTCAATTCATTGATACCGCCGCAACATCAAGCGGAATTTATTCATCTCATTTACAACGTCATCAAGCAATATTACAAGAACAACCTGAATTAGCCAAAGCATTAGATACCGTCATAAATGCTCGACAACCGATATCATTAGATGCGAGTATGACTTATAAACTCAGCAGTATGGGACTGATCAAACAGTTAAAAGATAAAGTAATGCCAAGCTGTGAGTTATATCGACAATACTTTACCTTTCTGCAATAG
- a CDS encoding RNA polymerase sigma factor yields MINSQSCIQANPEQEILLSLSEQKIRSILPQQIQVKVLSQDNGDEFWQIWLSSQDYFYKCCLKWMGGNSYDAEDTLNQAMLKAQNQWKKYAGKITSPKVWLTQIIYNFCMDVHRKRKREALEIENIDEIKFADHPAFFCEVGFPESNILALEMRAYLRHKIESLPDRLRHPFILHCCQEKSYQDIAQLLALSQENVRKRIQQARKILQKQLKNYLAGEDKTSFDSLSPSLQKGISMVEESQPDKTVICHCKSSIATKSKQEEINYKVTVICLETLSHPWYSSPNSLGWN; encoded by the coding sequence ATGATCAACAGTCAATCATGTATACAAGCGAACCCAGAACAAGAAATTTTGCTCTCCTTATCAGAGCAAAAAATCAGGAGTATATTACCACAGCAAATCCAAGTCAAAGTTTTATCTCAAGATAATGGTGATGAGTTTTGGCAAATATGGTTATCATCTCAAGATTATTTTTACAAATGTTGCCTAAAGTGGATGGGAGGAAATTCTTATGATGCCGAAGATACACTAAATCAGGCAATGCTGAAAGCTCAGAATCAATGGAAAAAATATGCAGGTAAAATTACATCTCCAAAAGTTTGGTTAACTCAAATTATTTATAATTTTTGCATGGATGTGCATCGAAAGCGCAAACGAGAAGCCTTAGAAATTGAAAATATTGACGAGATTAAATTTGCCGATCATCCAGCATTTTTTTGTGAGGTAGGATTTCCTGAATCGAATATTTTGGCTTTAGAAATGCGAGCATACCTCCGTCACAAAATTGAATCCTTACCGGACAGATTGCGCCATCCTTTTATCTTACACTGCTGCCAAGAAAAATCTTATCAAGATATAGCCCAGCTACTCGCCCTCTCTCAAGAGAACGTTCGTAAACGCATTCAACAGGCGCGAAAGATTCTGCAAAAGCAGTTAAAAAACTATCTTGCAGGAGAAGATAAGACTTCTTTTGATTCCCTCTCACCATCTTTACAAAAAGGAATTTCGATGGTGGAAGAATCTCAACCTGATAAAACAGTGATTTGTCATTGTAAATCATCAATAGCAACAAAAAGCAAGCAGGAAGAAATTAACTATAAAGTAACTGTAATATGCCTGGAAACCTTATCACATCCTTGGTACAGTTCACCCAATTCTCTGGGCTGGAACTAA
- a CDS encoding lipopolysaccharide assembly protein LapB yields MPGNLITSLVQFTQFSGLELNAHLVLEEKPARQKQKLITLSKYVQKYPQGWKKRLELADLLYEMGNWEQAVAGYRQVIERQPQLIHVRLQLGKILQLMGQKKEAREIYEPALLLSVNEATQNHIKGLIAVCRGESQKAIITFNLAATLEPDNVVHWLALAQVHQKRENPLGTLSTLEQVLSIKPDDVVGLIHSYDALMAVGDIPAARGRLNKLIALAGDDFRVLQRQIDQRCTALSLSKCQMRLVSGEEGKLTKSMITSLLRQTPHGAEAHKSLAYYHILRGDWVQGVEVLAKFTAEHPNHPYGWYYYGRCLFETGEYEKAAVMMAKAYHLYPHDCEIYRGLCEILPLEPHPLPLSYEERGVREEGSQMTLASIVEEMLKRFPERWSVWATVGRVFVEHFQELERGCSFSQQGTQLQPQLADAWLRHGRVLALALRHREAVEALEKGRELLPAGGYLQSVPAAVWLGESYQVLGDVGASKRWWEAATEGCQELKAFNPAMADYWLGRALVGLGDRLGAIRAYESALSHQLLYPARGEVEKSLQGLKGNRSRGYGR; encoded by the coding sequence ATGCCTGGAAACCTTATCACATCCTTGGTACAGTTCACCCAATTCTCTGGGCTGGAACTAAATGCTCACTTAGTTTTAGAGGAAAAGCCGGCGAGACAAAAACAGAAACTCATCACGTTAAGTAAGTATGTCCAGAAATATCCCCAAGGATGGAAAAAAAGATTAGAACTGGCTGATTTGCTTTACGAGATGGGAAACTGGGAGCAAGCAGTTGCAGGATATCGTCAAGTGATTGAGCGACAACCTCAATTAATTCATGTGCGGCTGCAATTGGGAAAAATATTGCAGTTGATGGGGCAAAAAAAAGAGGCTAGAGAAATATATGAACCAGCCTTATTGTTGTCTGTAAACGAAGCAACTCAAAATCATATCAAAGGATTGATTGCAGTTTGCAGAGGTGAGAGTCAAAAGGCAATCATAACTTTTAATTTAGCAGCTACTTTAGAACCCGACAATGTAGTTCACTGGCTGGCTTTAGCACAGGTACATCAGAAAAGAGAAAATCCTCTTGGTACTCTCAGCACCTTGGAGCAGGTTTTGTCCATCAAGCCAGATGACGTTGTGGGCTTGATTCACAGCTATGATGCGCTGATGGCGGTGGGGGATATTCCAGCAGCTAGAGGGCGGTTGAACAAGCTGATAGCCTTAGCTGGTGATGATTTCCGGGTACTGCAACGACAAATTGATCAACGTTGCACCGCACTGAGCTTGTCGAAGTGTCAGATGAGATTGGTATCTGGGGAAGAGGGAAAGCTGACTAAAAGTATGATTACCTCTCTACTGCGACAAACTCCTCATGGGGCTGAGGCGCACAAATCACTGGCATATTATCACATTCTCCGTGGGGATTGGGTGCAAGGTGTGGAGGTGTTAGCCAAGTTTACTGCTGAACACCCAAATCATCCTTATGGTTGGTATTACTATGGGCGGTGCTTGTTTGAGACGGGGGAATATGAAAAGGCTGCTGTGATGATGGCGAAAGCTTATCATTTATATCCCCATGATTGCGAAATTTATCGGGGGTTGTGCGAGATTTTACCGCTTGAACCTCACCCCCTACCCCTCTCCTACGAGGAGAGGGGAGTAAGAGAAGAGGGGAGTCAGATGACTCTTGCTTCCATAGTCGAAGAGATGCTGAAACGGTTTCCTGAACGCTGGAGTGTTTGGGCTACGGTGGGGCGGGTATTCGTAGAACATTTTCAAGAGTTGGAACGAGGATGTAGTTTTTCTCAGCAAGGAACACAACTACAGCCCCAGTTAGCTGATGCTTGGTTGCGTCATGGGCGGGTTTTGGCTTTGGCTCTTAGACATCGGGAAGCGGTGGAGGCGTTAGAGAAAGGAAGGGAGCTTTTACCAGCAGGGGGTTATCTGCAATCAGTACCGGCGGCGGTGTGGCTGGGAGAGAGTTACCAGGTGCTGGGGGATGTTGGGGCTAGTAAGCGATGGTGGGAAGCAGCTACTGAGGGATGTCAGGAATTGAAGGCTTTTAACCCGGCGATGGCTGATTATTGGTTAGGGAGAGCCTTAGTAGGGTTGGGGGATAGGTTAGGAGCGATCCGGGCTTATGAAAGCGCGTTGAGTCACCAATTGTTGTATCCGGCTCGTGGGGAAGTGGAGAAGAGTTTGCAAGGGCTGAAAGGTAACAGGAGCAGAGGTTATGGGCGTTGA